The window GTGAACTTTTTTCTAAGTTTTCATCAATGATATCATCAGATAGTCCTTCCCAAAAGGAAGGTTGATTTGAAATTTCAAGAAATGCATTAACTACAACATTAGAAAATAAGCTGGTATTATTTTTTTGTACAAAATCAATAATTTGATTTTTTAAGACTGGGTTACTTGGAATATGTGTCAAATTAAAATTTAAATCAATCATATCCGAAAGATGAATGATTTGTGCTAAAAGTGGAATTTTGTCTCCTTTTATCCCAAAGAATCCTGATCCATCACAGTTTTCGTGATGATATAAAATGACATTTTTTGGCTTTGTTAGAAAGGGAAAATCCACTAAATTCTTTTCTCCCATTGTGCAATGCATTATTGCAGTTTCAAGAGAAAGTCGTTTTTCAAGATGCGTTCCTTTTAATTCTTCGTGAAGGATTGCAAGAGATGCTCCGTTGTCATGCAAAATTGCGAGCGAAAGCAAGTCAAACACTTGATCTTCTGGCAAAGAAAGCGCGCTACTAATGTGATAAGAAATATAAGCCACTCTTTTCGAATGATTGGTTGGAACTCCAAATATCTCTTTTTCGATATAATCAAGAGAAATTGAGATGCCTTGCAAAAAATTGACAAGATTAAATTTCATTTTAGTTCTCTCCCTCTTAACAAATGTAAGTAAATTAGATATTAGTTGAATTGTGTCAAGTATACTTCAATTGATAAGAAAAATCAAATACATCTCAATTTAATAAAATTAGGTATCGTTAAAAAATGTATCCCAATTTTCACACCTTATTTCTAACGGTTTTAACCAATCATTAAATCAAAAGAATCATACTAGATTTCTCTAATATGATTCCTTTTTATTTGTTATTTAGTTAATCTCTTGCCTTATAAATCTCAATAAATATTCCCACAATTCCCGACATCAACATAATTGCCAAAAATACCAAATACCCATTATCAATATCTCTATCTAAAAAATGATAATACAATAATCTGCTTGTTCCAAAAGCAATTAAAATGATGTATATGGTGTTTTTCAATGCAAATAGTAACTTTGATTCTCCTCTTGTATTCATATTTACCTCTCCCTTGAAAATATAGTGTTTATCTTGTTACTAATAATATTAAAACAATCTTTGGCTAAGAATCCCATAACTAATGATTAAAAACTTTGATCCATACCGATTTGCAAATAAGCAAAGAGTATCAAAAATAACAATATTTTTTTCATATTGTCTCGCTTGACAATTGTTCTAACATAAATTTATGTGTTTATGCTTAATCCTCATAAGGAATATAAACAATATCCTTATTCCCCACAGTTTCTGCTAAATAATTAAGATATTCCAAGCTATGTTCATACTCATTCTTTATAAAAAAATCTTCAACATCTTTAAAAAATTTTGTTTCTTCTAATTCGTCTTTTGTAAGAACTTCATTTGGTTCTTTAGTATATGTAAGTTTAACATAGTTTTGTTTTGGCACAGTAATAACTATAATCATACCTTCTGATTCTAATTCCTTTTCATTAATGGGTATTTTTGCATACATTAAGTACGACACTTCGTTTCTATCATTAATTTGAGAACGATACCTTTTGGCATCTGGAAATCCAATTTTTTCAAGATACTCCTTGATCAATTCTTGGGCAACGTCAAAGTCATTGTTAAAGGTAAATGCTAGCTGCATTTCAGGTAATTCAATTCTTTCAATATCCTTTTTCATATTTTTCTCCTTTTCTAAAATTAGATTTGACCCCAGTATAATTAAATATTCTTCTTGTTTCATATATTTCTAATATTATCACAATATTTATTAAATATTATTGCTTCTTCAAAAAAACAAGCCTTTTTAGTTAATTTATGCAGAAAATAATATTGAAGAAGAACATTATCAAAGACAGAAATAATAGTAATTTATGTATCTAATAACAAGTGTTCTTCAATAAATAACCTTAAATCATCTTGTATTTCGTAAACATGCTTTGGACTTGCCCCATCACGAATTAATACGTAACTACTTGTATCAACTAAATGCACGTTAAAAATTTGATAACCATCATCTTCAAATTTCATATTTCTTATAACAACTAATATGTCGTTTTCCCAATCAAAATCTAAACTAGAATTTGGAACTTCATCTGCAACACTCTCAGAAGCTAAAGTACTATCACGAAAAAATTCTAAAAACTCTTTGATTTCGTCTTTATCATAAGATTCTCTATATATTTCTTCGTTTCCATAGTAGTCTCTAGAAAAATATTCAATCCTTACAGTGCCTTTTAAATCAGAATAATCGTATGTAACAGGAAAAACGTCAGTTGTAAAATAATCTCTTGGCATTACAACATAATTGAATTGAAAACTGGAGTATACAAAGATTGCAATCAATAACATTGGATAAAATAAAGCTAAGCTATAAAATATTCTTTTGTTATTAAAGCCTACTTCTTTGCATTTAAATATAGGCATTATCAAAAAGATATTCACTATAGTCAAAAATCCAGTAATAGGCCAGAAGATATACATTCTTTCATAAGGGCCATAGAAATATATCATAAAAAATATTTGTATTCCTAGCAATACGCTAATGATTAAGAGTTTCTTCATATATAACCTCTTTAATACTTTTGACTTAGAAACTTATTCACAAATTGTAAAAAGAATTCACCAATTTTTGAACCTTTTATTTATTTACTATTCTTTTAATTCTAAAATCTAGTTCTTTTTTCATGTTAAGAAGCTGCTCCGTATTATTTTTAACCGCTTCAAAATGATTAATATTTAAATGTTCATCATAAACAAATGATGTTTTAAAATATATATTTATTATTTTAAGTAAATGTTTAGGAGCAACTGGCTTATTATAGAAGGTCACTAAATCATTTACATTAACTGCTTTTATTTCAGAGTGAGTATCGTGATTCATTTCAGGTGTATAATAATCGATCTTAATTTCTGCAAATAAATTGTTAATCCACCAAGGCTTATGCTCTTCATTTCTTTTTTCTACTTCAGCTAGAAAAAAGTTTTTTTCTTTATATTGTGTTCTTAATTTTCGAAGAGCAAAACTACCTAATCCTTGTTTTCTGTATTTTTCTTTAACAAATATATATAGTATGACAACGGCATTCTTAATTTCTTGGGTTAATAATCCGCCCACAATTGTTCCATTACAATCCTTAATAAAATAGTATTGATAAGGATATTTTCCTTCATATTCAAAGTATGAAACCAACCGTTCAAATTTATCATTATTTGCATCAATAACAAATTGATCTTTATATTCTTTGTACCACATTTCAAGCTGAGTTCTTGACCTTACGGCCTCTAACTCTACTTTGCTTTCTATCTTAAGAAACAAGTCATCCATAAATAGTATAAATCCTGCATCCCAGCCATATCCGTTTTCCACCCATGCATCTCTAAAATTATCGCGTTTTAAATACTCTTGAATGGTTCTTTTCCAATTAACAAATTGATCTGTATCACATTTTCTACCATTATCTACATAGAAAATATAGACTCTTTCAAAAATTCCCATTAAATAAGCGAAGGCTATCTTTTCTTCTTTTTTTTGCATATCATTGAGTTCAATTTTATTATCATCTTCCACATCAAAAATATCAAGATATGGTTTTGCTAAACAAATTTCTAAAAAATCAGTAAATT is drawn from Bacillota bacterium and contains these coding sequences:
- a CDS encoding HD domain-containing protein, with the translated sequence MKFNLVNFLQGISISLDYIEKEIFGVPTNHSKRVAYISYHISSALSLPEDQVFDLLSLAILHDNGASLAILHEELKGTHLEKRLSLETAIMHCTMGEKNLVDFPFLTKPKNVILYHHENCDGSGFFGIKGDKIPLLAQIIHLSDMIDLNFNLTHIPSNPVLKNQIIDFVQKNNTSLFSNVVVNAFLEISNQPSFWEGLSDDIIDENLEKSSQGFDFEMESKTIRKITKTFSKVIDSKSSYTHQHSNMVAATMKRMAKFYHLNKEESSLLVIAADLHDLGKLGISKSIIEKPGPLTIEEFKVIQEHPTIAYECLKNIIGFEKITEWIYNHHEKLDGSGYPRGLTKENLDFGSRLIACIDIYTALQEDRPYRKAMSKETAYSILSDMAMKGLIDLDICQDIYQIFHQS
- a CDS encoding GNAT family N-acetyltransferase; the encoded protein is MDLPLNIVQILTFIVVGASALASTILFFKTKNKDREKETFDYIDDKFTDFLEICLAKPYLDIFDVEDDNKIELNDMQKKEEKIAFAYLMGIFERVYIFYVDNGRKCDTDQFVNWKRTIQEYLKRDNFRDAWVENGYGWDAGFILFMDDLFLKIESKVELEAVRSRTQLEMWYKEYKDQFVIDANNDKFERLVSYFEYEGKYPYQYYFIKDCNGTIVGGLLTQEIKNAVVILYIFVKEKYRKQGLGSFALRKLRTQYKEKNFFLAEVEKRNEEHKPWWINNLFAEIKIDYYTPEMNHDTHSEIKAVNVNDLVTFYNKPVAPKHLLKIINIYFKTSFVYDEHLNINHFEAVKNNTEQLLNMKKELDFRIKRIVNK